Genomic window (Drosophila ananassae strain 14024-0371.13 chromosome 3L, ASM1763931v2, whole genome shotgun sequence):
ttttgaaaaaatccgtTAAAGCGCCTTTTGACAAAtcaattataaatttttttatatatgtaatattttatatgaaatctctatttttatacaaaatttgTATTCCTTCTTGTTTTTCGCTGGTTTATGAAATACTCTCTTATTCacgaagcttttaataaaacaatttattGTTATGGTTATGCGTTTTTATTTACCGCGTGCATACTTGAGTTAGATTTACAATCGGCGACATCGTCAACGACGCGAACGCCACTTATTTACAATAAAAATGCTGGGTGCATTCTCTACTCCCTTTTCCATCCAAGTGCCCTCGTTCTTTGGCTATCCAAAccattttcgttgttgcaTGCGAGCGAGCGGTGGCTCTTAGGCATAGGATCTTTAGTGCTTCtcgaattaaaaactaaagtaAGTAACAATTTGAGTAATCAATGAAAATCAAGGGATATAGTAGATTAtagtaaaataaaagaagcaCTGTAAGCTTACATTTGGAATGATTAATCTATCAGAGACAATACAAACTAAAACAAACTCAATgggacacacacacaaaaaatatgAACTAGGGTGGAATGCGGTGGCGCATTACGGGTTGAGATAAAATAGAGATTAATTTGCTCGCTTATTGAAATAAACATGAATTGTCGCGCGATTTATACGCGACAGGTGCAATCCGGTTTGTTGATGCTACGCTGTCGGGTCTGTAAATTGCGCAAAGCTGCTCCACCATACTGGATTCCGCTCCCAATTCGTTCCGGGTCCAGTTCGCCCGTCTCAATTTTGGCCAGGATGGTTTTAGAGCACTTAAGGAATGCCTCCTCCACGTTCTCGCCTGTCTTTGCGCTCGTCTCCAAGAAGATTAGCTCTATCAAGTTTCAAGAGTTAAAATTGGAGGAGAAGTATCGTTACAGTACGTACCATTCTCCTGGGCGAAAGTGCTTGCCTCCAAGAAAGTGACGTCCCTTGCCTCCTCCAAATCCTTTTTATTTCCCACCAGAAGTATGACGATATTCGGACTGGCCAAGGTCCTGGCATCATTCAGCCAATTTGTGAGAGCGTTGAACGAGTCCCTCGATGTGGCGTCATATACCAAAAGAGCACCGGCAGCTCCTCGATAGTACGACCTGGTTACAGAGCGAAATCTCTCCTGTCCGGCAGTATCCCAAATCTGCAGCTTCACCGACTTGCCGCCCACGTTAACAATACGAGAGCCAAACTCCACTCCAATCGTGTGCGAACTATCATCCTTAACTGTTCAGCGaaacattaattttaatcGGATCAGGACATTTTTAGAATCGTACTTACACTTGCTCTCGATAAAGTGATGCAATAGACAGCTTTTGCCACTGCCAGCACTCCCAATGATCAGAAATTTGAACAGGTAATCTGCGCCCAAGAGACCCGCAACACATTTAATTAGTGACTGTCATTAATTAGTTATTCGTGTTATGACAAACCGTATGTTTCCgacattgtttttgtttcctttttgcGTAGTAATTGTCGCCTTTGTTTATGTTATTGAGAAGGGGATCCCGTACTCTTGGATGGCTGTGGCTACTAGTGCGGATGGGCACCTGGGCGTGCTTTAATGCTTTGCTGCACTGCACTGTTTCTTATTGCCAAAAGACTCGCCAAAAATATTAACAATTAAAAGTTGTACAAAATCGCTGTTTAGCTGTCCAGTAAGGCTGTTGCAAGCAGACGGAAAAACACCACAAGGAAGTGGGTGTGACCAAGTGCGGTAAGAAAAGCGTGAATCATATGGAAAAATAA
Coding sequences:
- the LOC6494510 gene encoding ras-related protein Rab-4B, coding for MSETYDYLFKFLIIGSAGSGKSCLLHHFIESKFKDDSSHTIGVEFGSRIVNVGGKSVKLQIWDTAGQERFRSVTRSYYRGAAGALLVYDATSRDSFNALTNWLNDARTLASPNIVILLVGNKKDLEEARDVTFLEASTFAQENELIFLETSAKTGENVEEAFLKCSKTILAKIETGELDPERIGSGIQYGGAALRNLQTRQRSINKPDCTCRV